In the Myxococcota bacterium genome, one interval contains:
- a CDS encoding zinc-binding alcohol dehydrogenase family protein: MPRAYSITSEAIAAEHERVGGDHDQIDIARVVQLDDLKLRDVGPEDVKLRILAVSAEHNINHAATADTMNIAEARGGKIYPGNSALGEVTEVGANVTGFEPGDIVITHCNGDPDPYGYPLRIWAYDMPDSIGWYGEEAVVGAWQIIPAPLDCGLNLWEIAALPLRAPTAYHMWRRALGIYRVKVGRDQRAKLNVLGFGGGVSELFLMLAKHEGHRAFFCSGSPARRKQLEAQGIEPIDQKEFNRFTGKDDVKAFNKHVKGLTNGEGCQIVCDMLRGPVYPAGLAILSRMGVNISSGWQLSTAVDYNSANVSVRQITIDHLHYETVPGCAAATELYGSVFKPTIHEEIYKFEDLPRAFVEMHENIQTGIPIVQVASDLPASVKGLVP; this comes from the coding sequence ATGCCCCGAGCCTATTCGATCACCTCCGAGGCGATCGCCGCCGAACACGAGCGCGTTGGCGGTGACCACGACCAAATCGACATCGCACGCGTCGTCCAGCTCGACGACCTCAAGCTCCGCGACGTGGGGCCCGAGGACGTCAAGCTCCGGATCCTCGCGGTTTCTGCCGAACACAACATCAACCACGCCGCGACCGCCGACACGATGAACATCGCCGAGGCGCGGGGCGGGAAGATCTACCCGGGCAACAGCGCGCTGGGCGAAGTGACCGAGGTGGGTGCGAACGTCACCGGGTTCGAGCCCGGCGACATCGTCATCACCCACTGCAACGGCGATCCCGACCCGTACGGCTACCCGCTGCGCATCTGGGCCTACGACATGCCCGATTCGATCGGCTGGTACGGCGAAGAGGCGGTCGTGGGGGCCTGGCAGATCATCCCGGCGCCGCTCGACTGCGGCCTGAACCTCTGGGAAATCGCCGCCTTGCCGCTGCGCGCGCCGACCGCCTACCACATGTGGCGTCGCGCCCTCGGGATCTACCGCGTGAAGGTGGGCCGCGACCAGCGCGCGAAGTTGAACGTCCTCGGCTTCGGCGGTGGCGTCTCCGAACTCTTCCTGATGCTGGCGAAGCACGAGGGCCACCGCGCCTTCTTCTGCTCGGGCAGCCCGGCGCGACGGAAGCAGCTCGAGGCTCAGGGCATCGAGCCGATCGATCAGAAGGAGTTCAACCGCTTCACGGGCAAGGACGACGTCAAGGCGTTCAACAAGCACGTGAAGGGGCTGACGAACGGCGAGGGCTGCCAGATCGTCTGCGACATGCTGCGCGGTCCCGTCTACCCGGCCGGCCTCGCGATCCTCAGCCGGATGGGAGTGAACATCTCCTCCGGATGGCAGCTCTCGACGGCCGTCGACTACAACTCGGCGAACGTTTCGGTCCGCCAGATCACCATCGACCACTTGCACTACGAGACGGTGCCGGGCTGCGCCGCGGCCACCGAGCTCTACGGCAGCGTGTTCAAGCCCACGATCCACGAAGAGATCTACAAGTTCGAGGATCTGCCGCGCGCATTCGTCGAGATGCACGAGAACATTCAGACGGGCATTCCGATCGTGCAGGTCGCGAGCGACCTGCCGGCGTCGGTCAAGGGGCTGGTGCCCTGA
- a CDS encoding glycosyltransferase, translating into MSANAPLRVRILLKTTELGGAERLILNSLPYLDRRRFDYGFAAHDEEGPVARALAAAALPFEKLPPTSRPARATRALRRWLRAEQADVLHAHLPVPGTLARIASRGLPTRVVYTEHTTQDVYRPASRWLNAASYRWQDAVVAVSDRVRASALREVGDRWGSRISVIPNGVDFAALEASARQAPNPRPIARRGAVTLLVPASLQRVKGHDVLLAALGELGEGVPFDVWLAGDGPERDAIERAARRLPANIRVSLLGHRSDVFGLMRIADLVVLPSRHEGLPLALLEAQALGRPVVASAVGGVPEVVTSGEDGWLVRGGDALALARALSLLANDPPLRERLGREAAARARRQHDIRDTVEALENLYCEVTGARIEAPQSPLRLVRPATPS; encoded by the coding sequence GTGAGTGCGAACGCGCCGCTCCGGGTCCGGATCCTGCTGAAGACCACCGAACTCGGCGGTGCCGAGCGCTTGATCCTGAACTCCCTGCCCTACCTCGATCGCCGCCGCTTCGACTACGGTTTCGCGGCCCACGACGAAGAGGGGCCGGTCGCCCGCGCGCTTGCCGCCGCCGCGCTGCCCTTCGAGAAGCTGCCGCCGACGTCCCGCCCGGCCCGGGCCACCCGAGCCCTGCGACGTTGGCTCCGCGCGGAACAGGCGGACGTCCTGCACGCCCACCTCCCCGTGCCGGGGACGCTCGCGCGGATCGCGAGCCGCGGGCTGCCCACCCGCGTCGTCTACACCGAGCACACCACCCAGGACGTCTATCGCCCGGCCTCGCGCTGGTTGAACGCGGCCTCCTACCGCTGGCAGGACGCGGTCGTGGCCGTCTCCGACCGGGTGCGGGCCAGCGCACTCCGCGAGGTCGGGGACCGTTGGGGGTCGCGCATCTCGGTGATCCCGAACGGTGTCGACTTCGCCGCCCTCGAAGCGTCCGCGCGACAGGCCCCGAACCCGCGTCCGATCGCGCGTCGCGGCGCCGTGACGCTCCTGGTTCCCGCCAGCCTGCAGCGGGTGAAGGGGCACGACGTCCTGCTCGCCGCCCTCGGCGAACTCGGCGAAGGCGTGCCCTTCGATGTCTGGCTCGCCGGCGACGGCCCCGAACGCGACGCGATCGAACGCGCCGCGCGGCGCCTACCCGCGAACATCCGCGTCAGCCTGCTCGGCCACCGCAGCGACGTATTCGGTCTCATGCGCATCGCCGACCTGGTGGTGCTGCCCTCGCGCCACGAAGGGCTGCCGCTGGCCCTGCTCGAAGCCCAGGCCCTCGGACGCCCGGTCGTCGCGAGCGCCGTCGGCGGCGTTCCGGAAGTGGTGACGTCGGGCGAGGACGGCTGGCTCGTGCGCGGCGGAGACGCGCTCGCCCTCGCCCGAGCGCTGTCGCTGCTCGCCAACGACCCGCCCCTGCGCGAACGACTGGGTCGCGAAGCTGCCGCGCGCGCGCGTCGACAGCACGACATCCGCGACACGGTGGAGGCCCTCGAGAACCTCTACTGCGAGGTGACCGGAGCGCGCATCGAAGCGCCGCAGTCGCCCCTGCGACTCGTCAGGCCAGCAACGCCTTCGTGA
- a CDS encoding Re/Si-specific NAD(P)(+) transhydrogenase subunit alpha, translating to MIIGVPAETAPGERRVALAPDAVRTLTRDEIEVVVQSGAGESAGFDDASYEQAGARLVSSAADALAVDLVVKVQAPSQEEVAQLREGASYIGFLRPLDAPEVARALAGRKTTAFSMELMPRITRAQSMDALSSQATIAGYRAVLLASTSLPKIFPMLVTAAGTIQPARVFVIGAGVAGLQAIATARRLGAVVEAYDTRPVVAEQVESLGARFIELDLDTGDAEDAGGYARAQTEEFYEKQRSELGKKLANSDVVITTALVPGQAAPLLIDEAAVQGMKAGSVIVDLAAENGGNCACTDPSGATVAHGVQILPGSNLPSEIPANASQMYAKNLVTFIKHLAPEGELTFDLEDEITSGAMLTHEGEVTNDRVKTLLEGGA from the coding sequence GTGATCATTGGAGTTCCTGCGGAGACTGCCCCGGGAGAGCGCCGCGTCGCGCTCGCACCGGACGCGGTACGCACCCTCACGCGCGATGAGATCGAAGTCGTCGTGCAATCCGGCGCCGGTGAGTCCGCTGGCTTCGACGACGCCAGCTACGAGCAGGCAGGCGCCCGGCTGGTCTCGAGTGCCGCCGACGCCCTCGCCGTCGACCTCGTAGTGAAGGTCCAGGCACCGAGCCAGGAAGAAGTGGCCCAGCTCCGCGAGGGAGCGTCGTACATCGGCTTCCTGCGTCCGCTCGACGCCCCCGAGGTCGCGCGCGCCTTGGCTGGCCGCAAGACCACCGCGTTCTCGATGGAGCTGATGCCACGGATCACGCGTGCTCAGTCGATGGATGCGCTGTCGTCCCAGGCGACGATCGCGGGCTACCGCGCCGTCCTGCTCGCCTCGACGTCGTTGCCGAAGATCTTCCCGATGCTCGTCACCGCGGCGGGCACGATCCAGCCGGCGCGCGTCTTCGTGATCGGCGCGGGCGTGGCGGGCTTGCAGGCGATCGCGACCGCGCGACGCCTCGGTGCGGTGGTCGAGGCCTACGACACCCGCCCCGTCGTCGCCGAACAGGTGGAGAGTCTCGGCGCGCGCTTCATCGAGCTCGACCTCGATACGGGCGACGCCGAGGACGCTGGCGGCTATGCGCGGGCCCAGACCGAGGAGTTCTACGAGAAGCAGCGCTCGGAGCTCGGCAAGAAGCTCGCGAACAGCGACGTCGTGATCACGACGGCGCTCGTCCCCGGCCAGGCCGCGCCGCTCCTGATCGACGAGGCCGCCGTGCAGGGCATGAAGGCCGGGTCGGTGATCGTGGACCTGGCCGCGGAGAACGGCGGCAACTGCGCCTGCACCGATCCGTCGGGCGCGACCGTGGCCCACGGGGTCCAGATCCTGCCGGGGTCGAACCTGCCCAGTGAGATTCCGGCGAACGCCAGCCAGATGTACGCGAAGAATCTGGTGACCTTCATCAAGCACCTGGCTCCCGAAGGTGAGCTCACCTTCGATCTCGAAGACGAGATCACCAGCGGCGCGATGCTCACCCACGAGGGGGAGGTCACCAACGACCGCGTGAAGACACTTCTCGAGGGAGGCGCCTAA
- a CDS encoding NAD(P)(+) transhydrogenase (Re/Si-specific) subunit beta: MSDQIVQFAYLASAILLILGMRNLASPKTAPRGNWIAATGLLIAVVATLLMNEVVSFGLIIAGIVVGGAIGAVLATRIQMTAMPQMVALLNGFGGGASALVASAELLEYSRLGVAPEGIVPIAIVIGVLIGAVTFTGSLVAFGKLQELITGAAVVYPGQQIVNGALALLTLGLSVAVVVDPLALGPYWGVVGLGLLLGVLLVIPIGGADMPVVISLLNSYSGLAASATGFVLGNAGLVISGTLVGASGIILTKIMCDAMNRSLGNVLFGAFGAVDETAASSGAGPDTRTAKGYTPEDAAVIFSNARSCIVVPGYGMAVAQAQHAVRELSDILAEHDITVKFAIHPVAGRMPGHMNVLLAEADVPYENLIEMDEINPEFPETDVALVIGANDVVNPDARTEKSSPIFGMPILDVDRAQHVFVIKRSMNPGFAGVQNPLFFNDNTMMIFGDAKGTVLKLVESIRDLA; the protein is encoded by the coding sequence GTGAGCGATCAGATCGTCCAGTTCGCCTACCTGGCTTCGGCCATCCTCCTGATCCTCGGGATGCGGAACCTCGCGTCCCCGAAGACGGCGCCGCGCGGCAATTGGATCGCCGCGACGGGTCTTCTGATCGCCGTCGTCGCGACGCTGCTGATGAACGAGGTGGTCAGCTTCGGCCTGATCATCGCCGGCATCGTCGTGGGTGGCGCGATCGGAGCCGTGCTCGCGACGCGCATCCAGATGACCGCCATGCCCCAGATGGTGGCGCTGTTGAACGGCTTCGGAGGCGGCGCTTCGGCGCTGGTGGCCTCCGCCGAGCTCCTCGAGTACTCGCGCCTGGGGGTCGCGCCCGAGGGCATCGTGCCCATCGCCATCGTGATCGGTGTGTTGATTGGCGCGGTCACCTTCACCGGCAGCCTCGTCGCGTTCGGGAAGCTCCAGGAGCTGATCACCGGCGCGGCGGTGGTGTACCCGGGCCAGCAGATCGTGAACGGCGCGCTGGCGCTCCTCACCCTCGGGCTCTCCGTGGCGGTCGTGGTCGATCCGCTCGCGCTCGGACCCTACTGGGGCGTCGTCGGCCTCGGTCTCCTGCTCGGTGTCCTGTTGGTGATCCCGATCGGCGGCGCCGACATGCCCGTCGTCATCTCGCTCCTGAACTCCTACTCGGGTCTCGCTGCGAGTGCGACGGGCTTCGTGCTCGGAAACGCCGGGCTCGTGATCAGCGGAACCCTGGTCGGCGCGTCGGGAATCATCCTCACCAAGATCATGTGCGATGCGATGAATCGCTCGCTCGGCAACGTGCTCTTCGGCGCTTTCGGCGCGGTCGACGAGACGGCCGCGAGCAGCGGCGCCGGCCCGGATACGCGCACGGCGAAGGGCTACACGCCCGAGGACGCTGCGGTCATCTTCTCGAACGCGCGCTCCTGCATCGTCGTGCCCGGCTACGGCATGGCGGTGGCCCAGGCCCAGCACGCAGTTCGCGAGCTCTCGGACATCCTGGCCGAGCACGACATCACCGTGAAGTTCGCGATCCATCCCGTTGCGGGTCGGATGCCGGGCCACATGAACGTGCTCCTGGCCGAGGCCGACGTCCCGTACGAGAACCTCATCGAGATGGACGAGATCAACCCCGAGTTCCCCGAGACCGACGTGGCGCTGGTGATCGGCGCCAACGACGTGGTGAACCCGGACGCGCGCACCGAGAAGAGCAGTCCGATCTTCGGGATGCCGATCCTCGACGTCGACCGTGCCCAGCACGTCTTCGTGATCAAGCGCAGCATGAACCCGGGCTTCGCCGGGGTGCAGAACCCGCTGTTCTTCAACGACAACACGATGATGATCTTCGGGGACGCGAAGGGGACGGTGCTCAAGCTCGTAGAGTCGATCCGCGATCTCGCCTGA
- a CDS encoding TraB/GumN family protein — translation MAALVAFVGLGCGPGATVTTSRAAQAESPDFATPTLWRALRPDGGEAFYLLGSVHLGRTSMLPLPASVDRAYARSDELVLEVDFDELESESAMRLARRYGFVKAPETLSDRVSEDTLDALEDYLEDRGDALATYLQFEPWFLATHLTKREALRLGLDPEFGIDQLFATRAARKKPIAALETAESQFALLAGLPRDVQERMLLDALRRSDELASETESLIRAWERGDDAELAQIAFRSLHRTPELDIFYEQIVFGRNESMAKRLAVLAQDGKLRFVVVGAAHLIGKRGIPALLRDYGFRLQKTRE, via the coding sequence ATGGCCGCTCTGGTGGCGTTCGTGGGTCTGGGCTGCGGGCCCGGCGCGACGGTCACCACGTCGCGCGCCGCGCAAGCGGAGTCGCCTGACTTCGCGACCCCCACGCTGTGGCGCGCTTTGCGCCCGGACGGCGGCGAGGCCTTCTACCTGTTGGGGTCGGTGCACCTCGGTCGCACCTCGATGCTGCCACTGCCGGCGAGCGTCGACCGGGCCTACGCCCGCTCCGACGAACTGGTCCTCGAAGTGGACTTCGACGAACTCGAGAGCGAGAGCGCCATGCGGCTGGCGCGCCGCTACGGCTTCGTCAAAGCGCCCGAGACCCTGAGCGATCGCGTCTCCGAGGACACCCTCGACGCGCTCGAGGACTATCTCGAAGACCGGGGCGACGCGCTCGCGACCTATCTGCAGTTCGAGCCCTGGTTCCTCGCCACCCATCTCACCAAGCGCGAGGCCCTGCGGCTGGGCCTCGACCCCGAGTTCGGCATCGATCAGCTGTTCGCAACTCGAGCCGCGCGCAAGAAGCCGATCGCGGCGCTGGAGACCGCCGAGTCCCAGTTCGCGTTGCTTGCCGGCCTGCCGCGGGACGTGCAGGAGCGCATGCTGCTCGATGCCCTGCGTCGCAGCGACGAGCTCGCGAGCGAGACCGAGAGCCTGATTCGGGCCTGGGAGCGCGGCGACGATGCCGAGCTCGCCCAGATCGCGTTCCGCTCGCTCCACCGCACTCCCGAGCTCGACATCTTCTACGAGCAGATCGTCTTCGGGCGCAACGAGAGCATGGCGAAGCGCCTGGCCGTGCTCGCCCAGGACGGGAAGCTCCGCTTCGTCGTGGTGGGCGCGGCTCACCTGATCGGCAAGCGGGGCATCCCTGCGCTGCTGCGCGACTACGGCTTTCGCCTGCAGAAAACGAGGGAATGA
- a CDS encoding NAD(P) transhydrogenase subunit alpha: MLDNPAAALTIFVLAIFVGFEVISKVPPLLHTPLMSGSNAISGITIVGAILAAGSENTTISTWLGFIAIVFATINVVGGFMVTDRMLGMFKKKDRG; encoded by the coding sequence GTGCTCGACAATCCCGCCGCCGCGCTCACGATCTTCGTGCTCGCGATCTTCGTGGGCTTCGAAGTGATCTCGAAGGTGCCGCCGCTGCTGCACACCCCGCTGATGTCCGGCTCGAACGCGATCTCCGGCATCACGATCGTCGGAGCCATCCTCGCCGCAGGGTCGGAGAACACGACGATCTCTACCTGGTTGGGCTTCATCGCCATCGTCTTCGCGACCATCAACGTGGTAGGCGGCTTCATGGTGACCGACCGCATGCTCGGCATGTTCAAGAAGAAGGATCGGGGATAG
- a CDS encoding dienelactone hydrolase family protein, protein MNLSEVDLGFLAVPDSGDGPGVVMIHDVWGLADHTRDLAARLASEGFVVLAIDLYRRESSVEIANPGAWMRALSDPQVLGDLREGARYLATRTAGRVGVVGFCMGGSYALMAACSDLGFAAAVPFYGLLSHDHGLLHDPDGLDPAKKPEAPLAMAPRLGCPLLAYFGAEDEFVPVDDVRALEAALPAEPASEIIVVPDAGHAFMNDTRPDAHRPEAATAAWSRTVGFLRQHLAG, encoded by the coding sequence GTGAACCTCTCGGAAGTCGATCTCGGGTTCCTGGCCGTCCCCGATTCCGGGGACGGGCCGGGTGTGGTCATGATCCACGACGTCTGGGGCCTCGCGGACCACACCCGCGACCTCGCCGCGCGCCTGGCGAGCGAGGGCTTCGTCGTGCTGGCGATCGATCTCTACCGGCGCGAATCCAGCGTCGAGATCGCCAACCCCGGTGCCTGGATGCGCGCGCTCTCGGATCCCCAGGTGCTCGGCGATCTGCGGGAAGGTGCGCGTTACCTCGCCACGCGCACGGCCGGGCGGGTCGGCGTGGTCGGCTTCTGCATGGGCGGGAGCTACGCCCTGATGGCGGCCTGCAGTGATCTGGGCTTTGCCGCGGCCGTGCCCTTCTATGGCCTGCTCTCCCACGATCATGGGCTGCTTCACGACCCGGACGGCCTCGACCCGGCGAAGAAGCCCGAGGCGCCCCTCGCGATGGCGCCGCGGCTGGGCTGTCCGCTGCTCGCCTACTTCGGCGCCGAGGACGAGTTCGTCCCGGTGGACGATGTACGCGCCCTCGAGGCGGCGCTGCCCGCGGAACCCGCGAGCGAGATCATCGTCGTACCGGACGCCGGCCACGCCTTCATGAACGACACGCGGCCCGACGCCCACCGCCCCGAGGCGGCCACCGCGGCCTGGAGCCGCACGGTCGGGTTCCTGCGCCAGCACCTGGCCGGCTAG
- a CDS encoding alcohol dehydrogenase catalytic domain-containing protein has translation MSAMRLARWDGNTLAIERVPRPEPAPGEARVRLTACGVCGTDLHFRHAGLWPVGHTPGHEMLGHVVAHGEGATRPAIGTRVAVEPLRGCGDCTLCTSGRMNLCPRLALFGIHLPGGFAEEICVPGERLHPVPEPLTPALGALAEPMAVCIHGLRQGGIASGQRVLVLGAGTIGLLTIAAAKALGAAEVWITARHDHQVELARALGADRVLGEAEARPEQLAPDAENAAIDLVVETVGGSANTLEAGIAAVRPGGMIAVLGLFDQVSLPPFPLLLKETHLVWSNCYAQGPPRADFADAIDLLAADAGRLSALTTHQRPLDEIETAFAVAGDKGTGAVKVTLLLD, from the coding sequence ATGAGCGCGATGCGCCTCGCGCGCTGGGACGGGAACACCCTCGCGATCGAACGGGTTCCGCGACCTGAGCCGGCGCCGGGCGAGGCGCGCGTGCGCCTGACCGCCTGTGGCGTCTGCGGCACCGACCTCCACTTTCGACACGCGGGACTCTGGCCCGTCGGACACACGCCGGGGCACGAGATGCTCGGGCACGTCGTGGCCCATGGCGAGGGCGCGACGAGGCCTGCGATCGGCACCCGCGTCGCAGTCGAACCCCTGCGCGGTTGCGGGGACTGCACGCTCTGCACCTCGGGCCGCATGAACCTCTGCCCGCGGCTCGCGCTGTTCGGCATCCACCTGCCCGGCGGCTTCGCGGAAGAGATCTGCGTGCCCGGCGAACGACTCCATCCGGTGCCCGAACCGCTGACGCCCGCCTTGGGCGCGCTCGCCGAGCCGATGGCCGTCTGCATCCACGGGCTGCGCCAGGGTGGCATCGCCTCGGGCCAGCGGGTGCTTGTCCTCGGTGCGGGCACGATCGGACTGCTCACGATTGCCGCGGCGAAGGCGCTGGGCGCCGCCGAGGTCTGGATCACCGCCCGTCACGATCATCAGGTGGAGCTGGCCCGCGCACTCGGCGCCGACCGCGTGCTCGGCGAGGCCGAAGCACGCCCCGAGCAGCTCGCGCCCGACGCCGAGAACGCGGCCATCGACCTCGTCGTCGAGACCGTCGGCGGCAGCGCCAACACCCTCGAAGCCGGCATCGCGGCAGTGCGACCCGGCGGCATGATCGCGGTCCTCGGCCTCTTCGACCAGGTGTCGCTGCCGCCGTTCCCGCTGCTGCTCAAGGAGACCCATCTGGTCTGGTCGAACTGCTATGCCCAGGGGCCGCCGCGCGCCGACTTCGCCGACGCGATCGACCTGCTCGCCGCCGATGCCGGACGCCTCTCGGCCCTGACGACCCACCAGCGCCCCCTCGACGAGATCGAAACCGCTTTCGCGGTCGCCGGCGACAAGGGCACGGGAGCGGTCAAGGTGACCTTGCTGCTCGACTGA
- a CDS encoding PilZ domain-containing protein, with protein sequence MSELPQQRILLSHAPSEAYAPMTRVILGKLGYLILLPEEHESIDDGSPEMKPVVRILDERQLAEVPDEHDSVPILMITGRHGVTGADPRIAGAVRRPAGMHELFRLIQQLTEDTPRSTPRIATHLTATCRHGSREWTTTMLSLSENGCLVRSPEPMTLGGRIEIEFDLPEVGKLDLEAETAYQLLPDVGMIFHATRGADRQAIASYLTKALLA encoded by the coding sequence ATGTCCGAGCTCCCGCAGCAGCGCATACTCCTGTCACACGCTCCCTCCGAGGCCTACGCCCCGATGACCCGGGTGATCCTCGGGAAGCTCGGCTATCTGATTCTGCTTCCCGAGGAGCACGAGTCGATCGACGATGGCTCGCCCGAGATGAAGCCCGTCGTGCGCATCCTGGACGAGCGCCAGCTCGCCGAGGTGCCCGACGAGCACGACTCGGTGCCGATCCTGATGATCACCGGGCGCCATGGCGTCACCGGCGCCGACCCGCGCATTGCGGGGGCGGTGCGACGTCCCGCCGGCATGCACGAGCTGTTTCGCCTGATCCAGCAGCTCACCGAAGACACCCCGCGCTCGACGCCGCGGATCGCCACCCATCTCACCGCGACCTGCCGACACGGCTCGCGCGAGTGGACGACCACCATGCTGTCACTCTCGGAGAACGGCTGCCTGGTGCGGAGCCCCGAGCCGATGACCCTCGGCGGTCGCATCGAGATCGAGTTCGATCTGCCGGAGGTCGGGAAGCTCGATCTCGAGGCCGAGACCGCCTACCAGCTGCTGCCCGACGTCGGCATGATCTTCCATGCGACGCGCGGCGCCGATCGCCAGGCGATTGCCTCCTACCTCACGAAGGCGTTGCTGGCCTGA
- a CDS encoding PAS domain-containing protein — protein sequence MVGAELARFLIRHRLQIEALMQSQLGPAAPRPASPEAELLRRFRSFVAAHLSGRGASEPALDGVHVHDRRAAALLDAWIGAAQRADAGVAADLESALRPLQQTFVGRLRQTSRPRRAKGAPRAKRRAVTAAIDRVADGFLALDANSGHIVDANPAAGALLGVARDALLGVDAMAFVPQSRQSAWWTELEAMTEGAEPRRFEASLQDSAGREVPVACSVTRFATRDRTLALVVARPR from the coding sequence GTGGTTGGAGCGGAGCTGGCCAGGTTCCTGATTCGCCATCGCCTCCAGATCGAGGCGTTGATGCAGTCCCAGCTCGGCCCTGCGGCGCCGCGTCCGGCCAGCCCCGAAGCCGAGCTGCTCCGCCGCTTCCGCTCCTTCGTCGCCGCCCATCTCTCGGGCCGCGGCGCCAGCGAACCCGCCCTGGACGGCGTGCACGTTCACGACCGCCGTGCCGCGGCGCTGCTCGACGCCTGGATCGGGGCGGCCCAGCGCGCCGATGCCGGCGTGGCCGCCGATCTCGAGAGCGCGCTGCGCCCTCTCCAGCAGACCTTCGTGGGACGACTGCGCCAGACATCCCGGCCGCGGCGCGCGAAGGGGGCTCCCCGCGCGAAGCGCCGTGCCGTGACCGCGGCGATCGATCGGGTCGCGGACGGCTTCCTTGCCCTGGACGCGAACTCGGGCCACATCGTCGACGCCAACCCGGCCGCCGGCGCCCTGTTGGGCGTCGCCCGAGACGCCCTGCTCGGGGTCGACGCGATGGCCTTCGTGCCCCAGTCCCGACAGTCGGCCTGGTGGACCGAACTCGAGGCGATGACCGAAGGCGCCGAGCCGCGCCGCTTCGAAGCGAGCCTGCAGGACAGCGCAGGACGCGAGGTGCCCGTGGCCTGCAGCGTCACCCGCTTCGCCACCCGCGATCGCACCCTGGCCCTGGTCGTCGCGCGCCCCCGCTAG
- a CDS encoding nuclear transport factor 2 family protein encodes MGKWSRSELEDAFENYQRLGLEAGTSGDWSPWADQFTVDATYIEHHYGQLGGREAIRRWISDTMSQPINNEMKYFPIEWYTIDEERGWITCQVWNRMEDPGDGSLHQAYNFTLLKYAGSHLWSFEEDIYNPAHFAEMIRGWMDRKKQIAGGG; translated from the coding sequence ATGGGCAAGTGGAGCCGCAGCGAACTCGAGGACGCGTTCGAGAACTACCAGCGACTGGGCCTCGAGGCCGGGACCAGCGGCGACTGGAGCCCCTGGGCCGACCAGTTCACCGTCGATGCCACCTACATCGAGCACCACTACGGGCAGCTCGGCGGACGCGAGGCGATTCGCCGCTGGATCAGCGACACGATGTCCCAGCCGATCAACAACGAGATGAAGTACTTCCCGATCGAGTGGTACACGATCGACGAAGAACGCGGCTGGATCACCTGCCAGGTGTGGAACCGCATGGAGGATCCCGGCGACGGCAGTCTCCACCAGGCGTACAACTTCACGCTGCTGAAGTACGCCGGGAGCCACCTGTGGTCCTTCGAAGAGGACATCTACAACCCGGCGCACTTCGCCGAGATGATCCGAGGCTGGATGGACCGCAAGAAGCAGATCGCCGGCGGCGGCTAG